The window CGCAGACAACTGACAGCACACCAACAAATCAAGTATTAGAAGTCCCAAAACCAAACTATCTTACATTACTGTCTCTTCACATGGTGAGGTGTAGCGCTTTGCTAACTCTCTCTTACTTAATGTTAATTAGAGCTGCATCATCTGGCATCACCTCAGCTGTACCATTAGTGGACAAAAACGCTGTATCATTAGAGGACAAAAACGACAATCaataaaacaaccaatcagagtcaTAGAACATAGAACAGTCCCACCTTTTCAATCAGTCCTTTTTTATATGTTACTTCATTTTAATTGCAAGAAGCCATCTTTTACTGTCTTTAGTTCTGCAAAGCTAAATAAAGCGACACCAGGAgagtcactgagtgtgtttgtcattcaggtctctggattcagctgctcagagaaCTCTGCGCTGTTGtcaggagctgcaggtcagaaacaaacatcccaTATTGAACTTttagaaacaataaatacaggaaacagtgtTGAAAAGGTTCATCTGCacaataatgtgaaacattttttaatctaaaacatgAAGTGTGAGTCAGATCAGCTGAAATAGAACCAAAGTAAGTTTTACTTACAAGATGGAGGGCGAAtggctgaaatcaaaacaaaagacaaatcatttcagtcacagttgTAAATGCCAGATTATCTTTAGTCACTTTATTCCTCTCTTCTACTCACTCAAACTGAGTATCTATTTATACTCAGTCTGTTTAGTGCTGACTGTATTTGCTTTCTCTGATGCTGGTTTTAATTTTGCaacctgaataaaaaaatcaactcaaagactgaaatcaaagtagtgaaatctttcctttttctctctcacctttcttctttttgtaaacGATGAATCCAGCAGCACCGATGAGAATGAGAGCAAgaacaaccactgcagcagtgacggGGACGGTCATGTCACTGGGCTTCACTGTTGAAAAcaataatagtttatttttactgtttttgtttttttcaacatgaatTCCCATGCACTCCCCTTCAGCACCCTCTGATCTCACTCTTACCCCAGTTGGTCCTGATCCGATCTTTCTCCAGTTTGGTGATGATGTCCTCCTTCACACCAgagaactgaaacacacagtcgtacctcgtccagtcttcaggtgtgactgatgaaaGGTTCAGGTCAACACTCATCTGGAAGGTTCCATCGTGGTTGGGGAGGATCTCTCCGTGGTCCACCTCCTCATgaagctcctctccatctttcctccagacGAGTGCGGCTCTGTGAGGGTAGAAACCTGTAGCGTGgcagctgactggagaggagggagtcttctggaggagagacactgagggaagcTCTGGAGAGAGTTCAATGAAACTATTTCTAGTTTGAAACACTGAGACTGAGCAAACTCACTTAACTCATGCTAAGTGTACACTGGCTATCACAGTCTGAGCATCGATGGAAATGTATTTCAGAACAgccaaaatgtcagtgtgtacTGATTGGTTAGGACAACATTGAATCTTAGAGCTACAGAAAActaacagagaaaacaatgtaaTGTCAGACTGACTGCAGTGATAACACAACAGCAGTTCAGTCTGAGCAGACTGTATGAACATGATTGTGTCCATTAAACTACATCAGGTCATGTGATTCTACCTGTTCTCAGCAGAAAGCTCCTCCCATAGGCCAAATACTTCTTCAGCCACTCAGGGTAAATCACTGTGAGGGAATACTGATTTAATTTCATTCTAGCTTTGTCAGCATCCCATTTCAGTTTGGTGATGAAAGCCTGTGGTTTTGGAGCGAtccatgtctctgtcttcaggtCGACTGATATGAAGTCTTCTCCATCATAACCATAATGATTATAACCAATAACCTCTCCGGTCTCATCATCCCACTCACAGCCAATCATCCTCTGTAAAATGTGGacacctgagacagagacagagagagaaacacctCACCTCATCACTTTAAGGTTTAAGATGCCAACAATGAACAGTGATGCAGTGTCACTGGTTTGAGTCCAAACTATTATAGAGAGgactaacacaaacacagttttctcTAGTTGTGTAGTATAATAGTTATAttctgtgtgttaaaaaaagtCAAGTCGAGCATCAGTTGTGTGaggctttgactggtgaagagaTTCACCTACCTGTGTGCAGAGGAGGAGTTTAGTAAGGGGAGGACATATATGCTGGGTGTGTCttgtatgtttctctgtgtgagaccatgctgccacatgttagttTGTTTGAACTTATTCTGCCAACATGTTCCTGATACGCTGTTGTTGTATCCTTTAAGTTATGTGTACATGCATCCAGATGACGTGTTGTTTATATCTTTTAAGTGATGTTTAAATGCAGCcagtatttataatgtgtatcTGCCTTCCCACCAGACCGTGGTGTATTATCTGGAGTTGTTTGATTCCTACTTCCTCTCCTGTGAGAAGCTTAACCCTGTAAATATGGCTCATGGCGTATATTTAGATTTACAATCATTGTGTATTGTTATTGtgtatttactttttgttttgaataacaGAATCACAGTGAAGGATTACAGAAGACTCATCCTTCATGGATGCATTAATAATGTGAGCTACCTTTGTTCTCATGCACTTTTTGTGTTACTTAGTTTTGGCATGTATTCATATATATTGATCTATATTTGCTGTTGTACAGAAATCATCCATCctgtcattcatccatccatctgatGGAGCATTCCCAActcaataaatgatttaaaggttCTTGGATCCTCGTGTTTCAATGTGCACACCAATCAGATGTTCTGTGGTCCAGTCATCCCCTGAAGCAGTATTAGTCAGTAAAGTATTCAGTCTTTTTCACTGTGCATGATGAAAACTTTCTTTCAGCCCAGGGAGGCTGATAACATCAGTTCCAAATATTTCTGATACAAATCttactaaattatttttataattataaagaagagttcatgaagtaaaaggtgaaatataacattgtacatactgtacctccaCTTTGGTTGAAGCGCTGTTTCAAACTATTGATTTCGGCTTTGAAAAAATTTGGCTCCTCCACAAAACATAATCGTTTGTACTCCTCCAACTGGTGAGGGTCATTTTCGTATATTTTTTTCACCCAGTCATGTTTTAATTCGATTATCTTTTTGCTGCTGTCGCAGTTGCCCAACAGATTATCATCAaccactgcagctccaacaaacTCCGGGAAGTCGGGGAGT is drawn from Pagrus major chromosome 3, Pma_NU_1.0 and contains these coding sequences:
- the LOC140993667 gene encoding major histocompatibility complex class I-related gene protein-like; amino-acid sequence: MKLTSHQNMKIFILLLLSSHFASSVKHSLNYIYTASSGLPDFPEFVGAAVVDDNLLGNCDSSKKIIELKHDWVKKIYENDPHQLEEYKRLCFVEEPNFFKAEINSLKQRFNQSGGVHILQRMIGCEWDDETGEVIGYNHYGYDGEDFISVDLKTETWIAPKPQAFITKLKWDADKARMKLNQYSLTVIYPEWLKKYLAYGRSFLLRTELPSVSLLQKTPSSPVSCHATGFYPHRAALVWRKDGEELHEEVDHGEILPNHDGTFQMSVDLNLSSVTPEDWTRYDCVFQFSGVKEDIITKLEKDRIRTNWVKPSDMTVPVTAAVVVLALILIGAAGFIVYKKKKAIRPPSSPDNSAEFSEQLNPET